In one Fundulus heteroclitus isolate FHET01 chromosome 3, MU-UCD_Fhet_4.1, whole genome shotgun sequence genomic region, the following are encoded:
- the tnfaip8l2b gene encoding tumor necrosis factor, alpha-induced protein 8-like protein 2 B, which translates to MEAFNSKDLAMKAQKKILSSMANKSTVQRFIDDTTSEILDELYRVSKEYTGNKATAQKVIKNLIKIAVKIGVLYRNNCFSEEELKLAQEFKKKLHTGAMTAISFYEVDFTFDKTVMSENLTECRDLLLKLVKAHLTPKSHERINHVFNHYADHQLLTKLYDPNGSFRPNLTKICKGLNKLVEDGTI; encoded by the exons ATGGAGGCATTCAACTCCAAGGACTTGGCCATGAAGGCGCAGAAGAAGATCCTGAGCAGCATGGCCAACAAAAGCACCGTGCAACGATTTATAGACGACACCACCAGTGAAATACTGGACGAACTGTACCGGGTTTCCAAGGAGTACACGGGAAACAAAGCCACGGCTCAGAAGGTCATTAAAAATCTGATCAAGATCGCTGTCAAGATCGGAGTGCTGTATAGGAACAACTGTTTCAGCGAGGAGGAACTGAAGCTAGCCCAGGAATTTAAGAAAAAGCTCCATACAGGAGCCATGACGGCCATCAGCTTCTATGAG GTGGACTTTACCTTCGACAAGACGGTGATGTCGGAAAACCTGACGGAGTGCCGGGATCTGCTGCTGAAGCTGGTCAAGGCCCACCTCACCCCCAAATCCCACGAACGCATCAACCACGTCTTCAACCATTACGCCGACCACCAGCTCCTGACCAAACTGTACGACCCGAACGGATCCTTCAGACCCAACCTCACTAAAATCTGCAAAGGACTCAACAAACTGGTGGAGGACGGGACGATATGA
- the lysmd1 gene encoding lysM and putative peptidoglycan-binding domain-containing protein 1, with translation MSGERAPLPSGGGGLLRGSRTRSYGSLTRSSLSPVRQRLAEHTVKPGETLQGLALKYGVTVEQIKRANRLYTNDSIFLKKSLSIPVLSDVTEHSNGVDLSEEDHEGGRADCAAGQEDVRGRASDLSPRDFLKRLDDLISQSKQAAARGCQDAEKRVAALEAACSSTTSDWRPLTRSQSVISSPRFQQPALLGAVPLTTTKLTKKLKEREEELFEL, from the exons ATGTCCGGGGAGCGAGCGCCGTTGCCGTCCGGGGGAGGCGGCCTGCTTCGCGGAAGCAGAACCAGGTCCTATGGCAGCTTGACTCGATCGTCGCTCTCCCCGGTTCGCCAGAGACTCGCCGAGCACACGGTTAAACCGGGGGAAACGCTCCAGGGCCTGGCTTTGAAATACGGAGTGACT GTGGAACAAATCAAAAGAGCAAACAGACTGTACACCAACGACTCGATATTCCTGAAGAAGTCCTTGTCGATCCCGGTGCTGTCAGACGTGACCGAGCACAGCAACGGGGTGGATTTGTCTGAGGAAGACCACGAAGGAGGCCGGGCCGACTGCGCTGCTGGTCAGGAGGACGTGAGAGGACGAGCGTCTGACCTTTCTCCGCGGGATTTTTTGAAGCGACTGGACGACTTGATCAGTCAGTCCAAGCAGGCTGCAGCCAGAGGATGCCAAGATGCAGAGAAACG TGTTGCAGCCCTAGAAGCCGCCTGCTCCAGCACGACGTCAGATTGGCGGCCGTTAACGAGATCGCAGAGTGTCATTTCATCACCAAGATTTCAGCAGCCAGCACTACTCGGGGCAGTTCCCCTCACCACCACCAAACTCACCAAGAAGCTGAAAGAACGGGAAGAGGAGCTCTTTGAACTGTGA